DNA from Sulfitobacter albidus:
CGGCGGTGGATGCGGGGCTGATGCAAGAGGTGGCTGGTGCGGTGATGATCTCGCCCAACTTTGCCGTCAACAACCCGGCAGCACCCCTGCTGACGCTGCCCGCCGCGCGCTACTGGGTGCCACTGATTGCCGGTGACAGGCGCAGTTTCGAGCCGCTCAACGACGATCAGGCGCGGTACTGGACGACCAAATACCCTTCGACCGCCGTGATGCCCATGGCCGCCCTCGTCAAAGCGGTGGACCGCCTTGATCTGAGCGACACCGAGACGCCTGCGCTTTTCATCTTTTCCGATGAGGATCAGGTGGTTGATGCCACGGCAACCCGTGCTGCCCTGGCCGAATGGGGGGGCCGACAACACAGTGGACGCCGGAGCTGACCGAGGCGGACGATCCATCGCGCCACGTCATCGCGGGCGATATCGTCTCACCGGGTCAGACGCAGGCGACGGTGGCGCGGATCCTTGACTGGGCGGCGGGGCTCTAGCCCGTGCGCCGCCCGCGCAGCATGTGGAGCCTTGAGACGTTTGGCCGGGTGCGCCTGTCGCCACACTTCTACATGCGTGACTTTATGTTTAGCGAAATCAGTGGGTTTCACGGCATTCCTAACGTACCGGATGAACCTGATCTGGCGATTGCGCGCGGGCGGATGCTGTGCACGAAATTGCTGGACCCGTTGCAGGAAACCTTTGGCCGGATCGCGGTCCGCTCGGGCTACCGCTCTGCCGCGCTCAACACCTATGGCAATGAGAACAAGCTGAACTGCGCGCGCAGCGACAACCCGATCGAATGCCATATCTGGGACATCCCCCAGACCCCGGTGGCCGGCGCGTCGCTGGTCATCCCATGGTTTGCCGACCGCTACGCCGAGGGGCGCGACTGGCGCGATCTGGCGTGGTGGGTGCACGATCATCTGCCCTATTCAGAGATGTGGTTTTTCCCCAAACTCGCGGCATTCAATCTGGTCTGGCGGCCTGAACCGCAGCGCACGATCTCAAGCTACATCGCGCCGCGCGGCATGTTGCTGCGTGCGGGCGAGGCGCCGGGAGAAACGCCGGAGCAACGGCGCGCCCGCTACGGCGATTTTCCACCGTTTCGCGGCATTCGCTACCCCGAATAGGCGCGCCCCCTTGCGCCGCCGCGCGCCGCTTGGCATTGCACGGACACGACCCAGCAAGGATGCGCCCCGCCATGAAAGACGCTTTGGTTTTGCTCCCCGGTATGATGTGCGACGCGCGGCTTTTCGGGCCGCAGATCGCGGATCTCTCTGCCGACACCTCGGTGATGGTCTGCCCTGTGACCCAAGGCGAGCGGGTAGAGGAAATCGCCTCGGCGCTTTTGGACGTGTTGCCCAAGCGGTTTGCGCTGGCGGGGCTGTCGATGGGCGGGATCGTCGCGATGGAGATCCTGCGCCGCGCGCCTGACCGCGTGAGCCGCATCGCGCTCATGGACACCAATCCGCTGGCGGAAACACCCGTCGTTGCCGCCAATCGCGAGCCGCAGATCGTCAAGGCGCGGTCGGGGCGGATGCTGGAGGTGATGCGCGACGAGATGAAGCCGAACTACCTCGCCCCCGGACCCTACCGCAGCGAGGTGCTGGAGTTGGTGATGGACATGGCGGAGCGGCTTGGCCCGGAGGTTTTCATCCGCCAATCCCGTGCGCTGCAACGCCGCAAGGATCAGCAGGCGACACTGCGCAAATGCAAGGTGCCGGCATTGGTCCTGTGCGGCGCGCATGACGCCCTGTGCCCGGTCAAACGGCATGAGTTCATGGCGGAGCTCATTCCCTACGCAAAACTGGTTGTGCTGGAGCACGCGGGCCACCTGCCGACGCTGGAACAACCGGACGAGACGACGGCGGCGCTGCGCGAGTGGCTGGCGCAACCCTACGTGCTGCAATAGCCGTTACAGCGGCAGCTTGGCGCGCTCTTGCGGGGTAGGGACATAGACGGGGGCGACGGGCTTTCCTGTCTTGATGTCGAAGAACGAGGTTTGCTTCCACCGGCCGGTGACACGCGCCACGAACGCCCGCCAGATCGTGCCGCCGTAAAGCTTTAGCGTTGAGCTGTGCCTCGACGTGCCGTCGGGCTGGGGGATGAACGCCTCTGACGCGACGGGGCCGATGGCCTCGGTGCTGTCGAGCAGGTTGGTCATCATCCCGGCAAGCGCGAATTTGGGCGTCGGCAGCATGGTGAACATCGGGACACCGCAGCAACTGGCGCGAAAGCGCAGCAGTTTTTTCGGTGAAAACGAAAACACCGCGAGGTTGCCGCGCCCGCGTTGAAAGCTGATCTTGTCCGGGGTGGTCTGGTACAGCTCAACGCCGCGATCTTCGGGATCAACGCCGGTGGTGTAGAGCACCGCGGCCCGGCACGCGCTGCAATAGCAGCGCACGTGATTGCCGGACCGAGGGGAGGCGCCGTGCAGCGTGCCCGCAATCTCGCCGCATGCGCAGGAGAAAGGGACATCCGCCACCAATCAGGCCGCCGCGTTCTTGTTGGCGGCGGTTTTGTTCGCGTCCGACTTTTTCTTCTGGCGGAAGCCGGGAGGCGTCGCACGTTCGTTGTCGTCGATGAAATCCAGCACCAGCGGGCGGATGTTCTGGCGCCAGCTCTTGCCCGCGAAGATACCGTAGTGGCCGGCACCTTCCTCGACGTGGCTGGCCTTTTGGCTGTCTTTCAGCCCGGTACACAGATCCAGCGCCGCGATGCACTGACCGGGGGCCGAAATATCATCCTTCGTGCCTTCGACGGTCTTCACCGCGACATCGGTGATCTTGCCGATGTCGACGCGCTTCCCCTTGATCGTGAACTGGTTTTTCGCGATTTCGCCGGTTTTGAAGATCCGCTCGACGGTGGAGAGGTAGAATTCGGCGGGCATGTCCATCACGGCGAGATATTCGTCGTAGAACTTGTTGTGTTTGTCGTGCTCATGCGCCTCGCCACTGGCGACCCGGCTGATCTGACCCATGAAGGCATCGCGGTGGGTGTCCATGTTCATCGAGATGAACGAAGAGAGCTGCAGCAGCCCCGGATAGACCTTGCGCCCCACGCCTGCGTATTTGAAGCCGACGCGCTGGATCATCATTTCCTGCAACTGACCCATGGTGACGGAGTGGCCGAAATCGGTGACTTCGGTGGGGGCGGCATCGGGATCAATCGGCCCGCCAATGAGGGTCAGCGTGCTGGGCTGTGCCTTGGGGTCTTCCTCGGCCAGGTAGGCGGTTGCGGCCAGCGCCAGTGGGGCGGGCTGGCACACGGCGATCACATGGGTATCGGGGCCGAGGTGGCGCATGTAATCGACGAGGTGCATCGTGTAGTCTTCGACGTCGAACTTGCCCGCGCTTACGGGGATGTCGCGGGCGTTGTGCCAATCGGTGATGTAGAGGTCACAATCGGGCAGCAGGCTGATCACGGTTGAGCGCAACAGCGTCGCGTAATGGCCCGACATGGGGGCCACGAGCAACACCTTGCGCTTGGGCTCGCTGCGACCCTGCACACGGAAGTGCAGCAGATCGCCAAAGGCACCGGGCAGCTCGATCTCTTCGGCGACGAGGCGGTCGGTGCCGTCGCTGCCTACAAAAGGGGGGATGTTCCAGTCGGGTTTGAGGTTCATCCGGCTGAAAGTACGTTCCGTCACTTCGCCCCATGCGCCCAGCCATTGCAAGGCAGGGTTTGGAATGGCGGCAAAAGCCGGGTAGGATGCCATGGCGAGCGCTGACGCGCCAAGCCACTGGTTGGTATTCCGAACCGTTTCCATCAGGTCGTAGGATGCCATGTAACGCATTGGGGAGCTCCTTTTCCGGCCCGGATATCCGGGCACTGTTGACGCCCGGATATCCGGGTATGTCGCCGATCCCCTCGCGAATTTGGGCGACAATCGTTAAAATGCTGCAAGTGCAAACATAGGACGGACGTGTTGAGATGACAACCAAAACCGACGATCAGGGTGAACCAAGCACGCAGACCATGGCGCGTATGACGCAGAATCTGCAAAAGGTTGAAGAGCTGCGCGCGCGTCTGGCGCACATCATGGTGCACCGCACCACGCATCAGGCCGCTTTGGACGGTCCGAATCAGGAATTGTTCGCCCGCGCGGCACAGGCCTACATGAAAGAGGCCGTTTCAAACCCCGCCAAGCTGATCGAGCATCAGCTGGAATACTGGACAAAATCCGTTACCCATTTTGTCGAGGCCCAGCAGGCGCTCGCGTCCGGCACCCTGTCGGCACCGGAAGACCGCACCGGCCGCGATCGTCGATTTGCCAACCCCTTGTGGGAGACGCACCCCTATTTCAACTTCGTCAAACAGCAGTATCTGATGAACGCCGAAGCGCTGAGCCAGGCGGTCGAGGATGTCGAGGATATGGAGCCGCGCGAGAAACAGCGCCTGCAGTATTTCAGCCGCCAGATCATCGACATGATGAGCCCGACGAATTTCCTGTCCACCAACCCCGACGCGCTGCAACGCGCGGTCGATACCGACGGGGAGAGCCTTGTCAAAGGCCTTGAAAACCTGATCAAGGATCTGGAAGCCAACGACGGCGAAATGATCGTGCGCTTGGCGGATGAAGACGCGTTCGAGCTGGGTGGCAATATCGCCACCTCGCCGGGCAAGGTCGTCTACCGCAACCGCATGTTTGAGCTGATCCAATACGCGCCCACCACCGAGCAGGTGCATACGACGCCGTTGTTGGTGTTCCCGCCGTGGATCAACAAATTCTACATTCTCGATCTCAAGGCGCAGAACTCATTCGTGAAATGGGTGACCGATCAGGGCTACACGCTTTTCATGGTGTCCTGGGTCAATCCCGACAGCACCTACCGCGACGTCGGGATGGAGGATTACGTCGAGGACGGATACCTTGCTGCGATCCGCGAGGTGAAAGAGATCACCGGCGAAAAGCGGATCAACGCCGTGGGCTACTGCATCGCGGGCACCACGCTGGCGCTGACGCTGTCATTGCTGAAACAGAAGGGCGACACGTCGGTCAAATCGGCGACCTTCTTTACCGCGCTGACGGATTTTGGCGATCAGGGTGAATTCCAGCCCTTCCTGACCGATGATTTCATCGACGGCATCGAGGCAGAGACCGAGGACAAGGGCATCCTGCCCTCTGTCATCATGGCGCGCACGTTCTCCTTCCTGCGCTCGAACGATCTGGTCTACGGGCCAGCCGTCAAATCCTACATGTTGGGGGAGACGCCGCCCGCCTTTGATCTGCTGTATTGGAACGGGGACGGGGCGAACCTGCCCGCGAAGATGGCGATGCAATACCTGCGCGGATTGTGTCAGCGCAACGAGCTGGCAGAGACGGGGTATGATCTGATGGGGTATCATCTGACGCTTGACGAGGTGGATGTACCGCTGTGCGCCATTGCCTGCGAGACCGATCATATCGCCCCCTGGAAGGACAGCTATCGCGGCATCCAGCGCATGGGCAGCGATGACAAGACATTCATCATGACCCAGTCGGGCCACATCGCCGGGATCGTGAACCCGCCGAGCAAGGGAAAATACGGGCACTACACCAACACCGATCTGGGGCTGGACTACGCGGATTGGCTTGAAGGCGCAAAATTCACCGAAGGATCCTGGTGGCCGCGTTGGGAAAAATGGCTCAAACGCCGCTCTGGCAAGATGATTCCGGCCCGAAATCCCGGGGATGACGGCCGAAAAATTTTGGGCGATGCGCCGGGAACCTACGTTGCCGTAAAGGCAAGGGGCTGAATTTCAGCGATAATTTGGGGCTGATTATCGATTATGCTGCGGTGCAGAAAAAGCTTGAAATGCTGCACTGCAGCACGTATATTTGTTGCACACGCAGAAAGCTGGATGAGCCAGCCGGACGCGCCGAAATTCAGCCGGGCAAGGCCCGGTGCAACCTTTAAGGAGCTATTCCAATGGCGACCAAGACACCAGACATGACCGCAATGATGAAAGACATCATGGGCGCATTCCCCGTCGACACAACAGCGATGGAAACACAGTTCAAAACATCCGCGACCCTGAACGAGAAACTCTCGGGCGTGGCACTGACAGCCGTTGAAAAATCCACCGAGATTTCTTCGGCCTGGACAAAAGAGACCGTTGCGAAGCTGTCGGACATGGCGAAAGCGAAATCCGAGCCAGCCGATTACGCCAAAGCAATGACCGACTTCGCCACCGCCTACAGCGAAAGCGCAGCCGAGCACATGGCGGCTTTTGCCGAAGTGGCGAAAAAAGTCCAGATGGATACAGTTGAGCTTATGATGGCCGCGGGCAAAGACATGTCCGACGAAGCCACCGCCGCGATGACAAAAGCGGGCGATGAGGTCAAAGCAGCGACCAAAAAAGCCACAGCGAAGTAAACCTCTTCACGGAGGGGCGTCACGTCCTCTTCCCTGAATTGTGACGCCATGGGGCGGGCTGGAGACAGCTCGCCCTTTCTTTTTTCTAAAGCCGCGTCTAGGCTGCGCTGCAGCACAACGTTCCTGGGAGGACATGCACGTGGCGGAAACCGGGAAACCCCTTCTGATCAAGCGATACGCCAGTCGGCGGCTCTATAACACCGAGACCAGCGACTATGTCACGCTTGAGGATATCGCGGGCTTTATCCGCGACGGTCGTGAGGTGCAGATTGTTGATCTGAAATCCGGGGACGACCTGACGCGTCAGTATCTCCTTCAAATCATTGCCGAACACGAGAGCCGGGGCGAAAGCGTTTTGCCCGTCGATGTGCTCAACGATCTGGTGCGCAGCTACATGGGCGGCGGCGCCAGCGTGGTGCCCGAGTTCCTGCAGCAAAGCTTTGCCATGCTGCGCGACGGTCAGGCCAAGATGGTCGAAAACATGAGCCAGATGAATCCGTTGGCGAAGATGCCCGGATTTGACGCGATGCAGGCACAGCAAAAGGCGTTCATGGACGCGATGACCGGCGGTTGGTCGGGCGGCGACAAGCCGGAAAACGCGGCCAAGGTAAAAGAGGGCGGCGAGGATCTGGATGCGATCAAACGCCAGCTTGCCGAACTTCAGGATAAACTTTCCAAGCTGAAATGATCGGGATGTCGCCTGCCCGGTGGGCAGGCGACACCTTTTCGGGGTGCCCCAAGCGTGGCTGACCGCTCAGGCGGCCTGCGGGATCGCCGTATCGAGAGCGCGCAGAAGCGTGTCGGCGACGGTTTCACATTCCGCCACGCTCAGATGGACCGGCAGGCGCACATCGCAGGCGCGCATCAGCATCGCACGGGTCTGCGGCAACTCCGGCAGATCCGGGATGAACTGCCAATTCCAGAAGGCGCGCGCGTTGTCCGCGCTTTGGCCAAAGACCTGCACCTTCAATCCCTCGGCGCCAGCTGCATCGACAAAATCCTGCACCTGTGCGTCGCTCATCCCTCCAAGGTTGAACTGAATGGAATCGGGGGCGCGCACTTCGCCGGGCAGGGGAGAGGGAACAGTGACCTGCGGCGCGCGCTGCAACCGCTCGGCCACCAGATCGTGATTGCGCCGCCCGTCTGCCACCCGGCGTGCAAGCTCGGGCAATTGCGCGCGCACCAGCGCTGCCGACAGGTTGCCCAGGCGCAGGTTGTAAAGAGGCAGTTGATTTTGGTGGGCGGCAAAGGCGTCGGCAAGCACCGGATGCTTGCGCCAGTTGTGCTCATAGGCGCCCGACATGATGACGGCGCGGGCGGCCAGATCGGCATCGTCGGTGACCAGAATTCCCCCTTCGCCCGCGTTGATCATCTTGTAGCTTTGGAACGAGAAACAGCCCAGGCGCCCGATGGTCCCGATTTTGCGCCCGTGCCATGTGGTGCCAAGGCTGTGGGCGGCGTCCTCGATCACGGGGACGCCCGCCGCGTCACACTGCGCCATGATCGCGTCCATGTCCGAGGTATGGCCCCGCATGTGGCTGATGATCACCGCAGCGACCGGCGGCAGCTTTGCGGCAAAATCTTCCAGATCGATGCGATAATCCGCGCCCACTTCACACAGAACCGGGAGGCAATCGGCGTGCAGCACGGCCGACGGCACGGCCGCAAAGGTAAATCCGGGGATCATCACGCGCGCGTCGCGCGGCAGATCCAACGCCTTGAGGGAAAGAAACAGCGCGGCAGAGCAGGACGAGACGGCGAGCGCGTAGCGGCTGCCAAGCATCTGAGCAAATTCCGCCTCCAACAGCGTGACGGGCGCGTCCTGCGCCGCGTGGTAGCGGAACAGATCCCCCGTCGCCAGCAGACGGTCGACTTCGGCGCGCACGCGGTCGGGCAGGGCCTCGGCGGTATGCATATCGGGCAGGGGCATATTTCAATTTCCTGAAATTAGGTTTTCAGAAACATAAAACAAATGCGCGACGGGGCCAAGAGCGCTTGCGTGAAACTATTGTAACAGGCGGCTTACAGCCCGATACGGTCGCGCAGGCTGTACCAGCTCATCGCGAGGGCCAGCAGGGGGCTGCGCATGGCGGGGCCTCCTGGAAAGGGCGTGGCGGGCACGGCCGCCATCGTGTCAAAGCCGTCGCCGTCGCCTTCGATCGCGCGGGCCATCAACAGCCCCGCGTGGGTGGCTGTGCCGACACCGTGCCCCGAATAGCCCGACGCACTCAGCAGGTTCGGCGCCAGTCGCACCAAATAGGGCATCCGTTTCATCGTGATCCCCAGGGTGCCGCCCCAGGCATAGTCGATCCGCACGTCCCGCAACTGCGGAAAGATAACGGACATCGGCCCACGTACCTTCGCCGCAATATCGCGTGGAAACCGGTAGCCATAGCTTTCGCCACCCCCGAACAGCAGCCGCCCGTCGTGGCTGCGACGAAAGTAGTTCACGACAAACCGGCTGTCTGCCACGGCCACATCGCGCGGCAATACCTCTGCCATACGATCCCCCAAAGGTTCCGTTGCGGCGACGTAATTGTTGATCGGCATCACCCGTCCCGCGACCCGGCGATCCAACCCGCCAAGATAGCCGTTCCCGGCAAGGATCACGTGATCTGCCGTCACCCGACCAGCGTCCGTCCGCACAACGCCCGGCGTCCCCCTCACGACCTCATGCACCAGGCTGCGCTCGTGGATCCGCACGCCAGCGCCAACCGCAGCGCGGGCAAGCCCCAGCACAAAGCGCAACGGATGCAGATGCGCGGCCCCGTGATCCAGCACCCCCCACAGTAATCCGGGGAGGGGCAGATGGCGCGCAATGCCTCTGCGTCGAGGATCTCCTCCTGATCATAGCCATAGCGGGTGTGCAAATGCTCGGCGTAGGCATGCAGGTCGCGCACCTCCGACGGGCGCGAGCCTGCGTGCACGATCCCGGGGCGCAGAAAACAGTCAATGTCATGCTCCGCGATCAAACCCTTGACCAAGGCCTTCGCATCCTCCGCCAGTGCCCAGAGCTTTGCCGCCTCCGGCGCGCCCCTCAAGCGCTCCAGCGCGTCCTGCTCCATGCGCTGCCCGGATCCAAGCTGCCCGCCGTTGCGCCCCGAGGCGCCAAAGCCCACGCGCTGCGCGTCCAGCACCACCACATCGCGCCCGGCACGCGCCAGATGCAGCGCCGCCGACAGCCCGGTAAACCCCGCACCCACGATACAGACATCCGCCCGCTGCTCCCCGCGCAACGGCTCGAACGGCGCCAACATTTCAGCCGTCGCCGCATACCAGCTTTCGGGGTACTGCCCCCGTCTGTCATTGGCGAACAACAGGTTCATCCTGCACCCTTTTCCAAATACCTATTGCGCGACAGTCGCAGCCGGATCAGACGTTGAGCAGGAGATGCTCGCGCTCCCACGGGCTGATCACCTGCAGAAATTCGTCGTATTCGGCCGCTTTTACAATGCTGTAGACCCGTGCAAAATCCGCCCCCAGAACCGTGTGCAGCGCGTCCGCCTCGTCAAACAGGCGCAGCGCGTCGCCCATGGTGCGCGGGATATCCCCGTCGCCGTCATAGGCATCGCCTTTGAATTCCGGCTGCGGCTTGCGCGCCTCCTGCAGGCCCAGATAACCACAGGCGAGCGAGGCGGCGATGCCGAGATAGGGATTGCAATCCATGCCCGCCAGCCGGTTCTCCACCCGCCGCGCGGCGGGAGAGCTGAGCGGCACGCGAATCCCCGTCGTGCGGTTGTCGCGCCCCCAGGCAAGGTTGATCGGCGCCGCGTGGTCCTTCACGTAGCGGCGGTAGCTGTTCACATACGGCGCGATCACCGCCAGCGCGCTGGGCATATGGGTCTGCAACCCGGCGATGAAATGCATGAAGGCATCCGTTTCCGCGCCATCGGCGGTAGCAAAGATGTTCTGCCCGGTCTTGGCATCCAGCACCGAATGGTGGATGTGCATCGCCGATCCGGGCTCATCCGCGATCGGTTTGGCCATGAAGGTGGCGTAGCAATCGTGGCGCAACGCGGCTTCGCGGATCAGACGTTTGAAATAGAATACCTCATCGGCAAGCTTGACCGGATCGCCATGCAGCAGGTTGATTTCCAGCTGGCCCGCGCCGCCTTCCTGGGTGATGCCGTCGATCTCGAAGCCCTGCGCTTCGGCGAAATCGTAGATGTCGTCGATGACGGGTCCGAATTCATCCACCGCCGTCATTGAATAGGCCTGCCGCGCCGCCGCCGGACGGCCCGAGCGGCCCATCATCGGCTTGATCGTATGCGCGGGATCGAGGTTGCGCGCGACGATGAAGAACTCCATCTCGGGGGCGACCACCGGCTCCCACCCCGCATCGCGGTAGAGCTGTACGACGCGTTTGAGCACATTGCGCGGGCTGAACTCCACCGCCTTGCCGTCGCGATCATAGGCGTCGTGGATCACCTGCAGCGTCCAGTCCCCGGTCCAGGGCGCCGCCGTCGCGGTGCTCATGTCCGGGCGCAGGATCATGTCCTTTTCGATGAAGCCCTCGTCGCCCGCGGCCTCCCCCCAATTGCCTGTGATGGTTTGATAAAAGATGCTGTCGGGTAGATGAAACGTCTCTTGCCGCGCGAATTTGCTGGCGGGCACCGCCTTGCCCCGCGCAATGCCGGGCAGGTCGGGGATGACGCATTCGACCTCGTCCAGCCTGCGCCCCTCAAGGTAGGCGCGCGCCGCGTCGGGAAGGGTATCTGTCCAATCGGCCATCAGACCCTCGCTTTGTTCTTGAAGAAATCCGCCATGTGCTGCGCCATCTGCCCGTTATCGTTGGGCAGGGGGAGGGCGCGCTGTGCCGCGACAAGTTGTTCGTCGGGCACGACGCCTTTGCCCCGGTGGGCGATCAGCCCTTCGATGAAATCGGCGCCGAATTCAGGGTGCGGCTGCACGGTCCAGATGTGATCGCCGTAGGCAAGCATGGCGTTTTCGCAAAACTGCGATGATCCGACAACGCGGGCGCCGTCGGGCCGCTCCACCACCTGATCCTGATGCCAGGCGTTGAGCGCCACGGTCTCCCCATCCAGCGTGTATTCGGTGCGCCCCACGGACCAGCCGCCGGGAAATTTCACCACCTTGCCGCCCATCGCCTGCGCGATGATCTGGTGGCCGAAACAGACGCCGATCATGGGCTGCTCTGCCGCCGCGATGTCGCGGATCAGATCCTCCAGCGGCGGGATCCAGTCGTGATCCTCGTAGGCACCGTGTTTCGAGCCGGTGATGAGCCAGCCGTCGGCGTCCTGCGGCCCGGCGGGAAACTCACCGTCCACCACCGAAAACGTCTGAAACGCAAATCCGTGCCCGTCCAGCAGTGCCGTGAAACGGTCCGAATAATTGCCGTGCGCTTCCAGCATTTCCTCGGGGGAGTGGCCGGTTTGAAGGATGCCGATTTTCATACGCTACACCGTGTCCAGATAGATTTCGACGCGCTCGTCCGTGTCCAGGTCTTCCATGTAATGCAGCTCCTGGCGTTTGGTCATCACCATGTTGCGAATGAGCTCGGGCGCAAAGATGCGCGCGATCTGCGCGTCGGTCTCGAACGCGTCGATGGCGCTGGCCCAGTCGGTGGGCATCTGCGGCAGATCGGCGTCATAGGCGTTGCCGGTGATGGGGGCGGGTGGCTCTGCGCCGTCCTCGATCCCGCCGATGGCGGCCCCCAGCACGGCGGCGAGCATCAGATAGGGGTTCACGTCGCCGCCCGACACGCGATGCTCGATCCGGCGCGCGACCGGGCTGCCCGAGG
Protein-coding regions in this window:
- a CDS encoding glutamine synthetase family protein, producing MADWTDTLPDAARAYLEGRRLDEVECVIPDLPGIARGKAVPASKFARQETFHLPDSIFYQTITGNWGEAAGDEGFIEKDMILRPDMSTATAAPWTGDWTLQVIHDAYDRDGKAVEFSPRNVLKRVVQLYRDAGWEPVVAPEMEFFIVARNLDPAHTIKPMMGRSGRPAAARQAYSMTAVDEFGPVIDDIYDFAEAQGFEIDGITQEGGAGQLEINLLHGDPVKLADEVFYFKRLIREAALRHDCYATFMAKPIADEPGSAMHIHHSVLDAKTGQNIFATADGAETDAFMHFIAGLQTHMPSALAVIAPYVNSYRRYVKDHAAPINLAWGRDNRTTGIRVPLSSPAARRVENRLAGMDCNPYLGIAASLACGYLGLQEARKPQPEFKGDAYDGDGDIPRTMGDALRLFDEADALHTVLGADFARVYSIVKAAEYDEFLQVISPWEREHLLLNV
- a CDS encoding DegT/DnrJ/EryC1/StrS family aminotransferase; translated protein: MPLPDMHTAEALPDRVRAEVDRLLATGDLFRYHAAQDAPVTLLEAEFAQMLGSRYALAVSSCSAALFLSLKALDLPRDARVMIPGFTFAAVPSAVLHADCLPVLCEVGADYRIDLEDFAAKLPPVAAVIISHMRGHTSDMDAIMAQCDAAGVPVIEDAAHSLGTTWHGRKIGTIGRLGCFSFQSYKMINAGEGGILVTDDADLAARAVIMSGAYEHNWRKHPVLADAFAAHQNQLPLYNLRLGNLSAALVRAQLPELARRVADGRRNHDLVAERLQRAPQVTVPSPLPGEVRAPDSIQFNLGGMSDAQVQDFVDAAGAEGLKVQVFGQSADNARAFWNWQFIPDLPELPQTRAMLMRACDVRLPVHLSVAECETVADTLLRALDTAIPQAA
- the phaR gene encoding polyhydroxyalkanoate synthesis repressor PhaR; its protein translation is MAETGKPLLIKRYASRRLYNTETSDYVTLEDIAGFIRDGREVQIVDLKSGDDLTRQYLLQIIAEHESRGESVLPVDVLNDLVRSYMGGGASVVPEFLQQSFAMLRDGQAKMVENMSQMNPLAKMPGFDAMQAQQKAFMDAMTGGWSGGDKPENAAKVKEGGEDLDAIKRQLAELQDKLSKLK
- a CDS encoding type 1 glutamine amidotransferase, whose protein sequence is MKIGILQTGHSPEEMLEAHGNYSDRFTALLDGHGFAFQTFSVVDGEFPAGPQDADGWLITGSKHGAYEDHDWIPPLEDLIRDIAAAEQPMIGVCFGHQIIAQAMGGKVVKFPGGWSVGRTEYTLDGETVALNAWHQDQVVERPDGARVVGSSQFCENAMLAYGDHIWTVQPHPEFGADFIEGLIAHRGKGVVPDEQLVAAQRALPLPNDNGQMAQHMADFFKNKARV
- a CDS encoding phasin family protein, encoding MATKTPDMTAMMKDIMGAFPVDTTAMETQFKTSATLNEKLSGVALTAVEKSTEISSAWTKETVAKLSDMAKAKSEPADYAKAMTDFATAYSESAAEHMAAFAEVAKKVQMDTVELMMAAGKDMSDEATAAMTKAGDEVKAATKKATAK
- the phaZ gene encoding polyhydroxyalkanoate depolymerase translates to MRYMASYDLMETVRNTNQWLGASALAMASYPAFAAIPNPALQWLGAWGEVTERTFSRMNLKPDWNIPPFVGSDGTDRLVAEEIELPGAFGDLLHFRVQGRSEPKRKVLLVAPMSGHYATLLRSTVISLLPDCDLYITDWHNARDIPVSAGKFDVEDYTMHLVDYMRHLGPDTHVIAVCQPAPLALAATAYLAEEDPKAQPSTLTLIGGPIDPDAAPTEVTDFGHSVTMGQLQEMMIQRVGFKYAGVGRKVYPGLLQLSSFISMNMDTHRDAFMGQISRVASGEAHEHDKHNKFYDEYLAVMDMPAEFYLSTVERIFKTGEIAKNQFTIKGKRVDIGKITDVAVKTVEGTKDDISAPGQCIAALDLCTGLKDSQKASHVEEGAGHYGIFAGKSWRQNIRPLVLDFIDDNERATPPGFRQKKKSDANKTAANKNAAA
- a CDS encoding alpha/beta fold hydrolase → MKDALVLLPGMMCDARLFGPQIADLSADTSVMVCPVTQGERVEEIASALLDVLPKRFALAGLSMGGIVAMEILRRAPDRVSRIALMDTNPLAETPVVAANREPQIVKARSGRMLEVMRDEMKPNYLAPGPYRSEVLELVMDMAERLGPEVFIRQSRALQRRKDQQATLRKCKVPALVLCGAHDALCPVKRHEFMAELIPYAKLVVLEHAGHLPTLEQPDETTAALREWLAQPYVLQ
- a CDS encoding DUF6151 family protein yields the protein MADVPFSCACGEIAGTLHGASPRSGNHVRCYCSACRAAVLYTTGVDPEDRGVELYQTTPDKISFQRGRGNLAVFSFSPKKLLRFRASCCGVPMFTMLPTPKFALAGMMTNLLDSTEAIGPVASEAFIPQPDGTSRHSSTLKLYGGTIWRAFVARVTGRWKQTSFFDIKTGKPVAPVYVPTPQERAKLPL
- a CDS encoding PHA/PHB synthase family protein encodes the protein MTTKTDDQGEPSTQTMARMTQNLQKVEELRARLAHIMVHRTTHQAALDGPNQELFARAAQAYMKEAVSNPAKLIEHQLEYWTKSVTHFVEAQQALASGTLSAPEDRTGRDRRFANPLWETHPYFNFVKQQYLMNAEALSQAVEDVEDMEPREKQRLQYFSRQIIDMMSPTNFLSTNPDALQRAVDTDGESLVKGLENLIKDLEANDGEMIVRLADEDAFELGGNIATSPGKVVYRNRMFELIQYAPTTEQVHTTPLLVFPPWINKFYILDLKAQNSFVKWVTDQGYTLFMVSWVNPDSTYRDVGMEDYVEDGYLAAIREVKEITGEKRINAVGYCIAGTTLALTLSLLKQKGDTSVKSATFFTALTDFGDQGEFQPFLTDDFIDGIEAETEDKGILPSVIMARTFSFLRSNDLVYGPAVKSYMLGETPPAFDLLYWNGDGANLPAKMAMQYLRGLCQRNELAETGYDLMGYHLTLDEVDVPLCAIACETDHIAPWKDSYRGIQRMGSDDKTFIMTQSGHIAGIVNPPSKGKYGHYTNTDLGLDYADWLEGAKFTEGSWWPRWEKWLKRRSGKMIPARNPGDDGRKILGDAPGTYVAVKARG